The DNA region AGTGTCAATGTGGAAGAAAATTTTGAttatgaaaattccaaatacaacttgaagttgtatttggaatttgaaaaacaataaaaaccttatttttcactttttttactacCAAAACTTTGTTGTAAAAGTacattttaacaaaaaaaaaactatggccaagcacaactctaactccaaaattccataaaaaagagaataaattttttatttctatggGCAAACGCCTACTAAATCGATGGAGTATATTTTAGATGGTAGTAATTATCTAGGCAATTATAGGCTTAGAAGATTTAGGACTAGACCTCACTATTAGTTTGCTGCTACTCCTCACAAGACACTTTTGcaatgttatttcttttattcaGATTGTAAAGGATATGGTAACCCAAGGATTATGTTCACCCATTTCTTCATGGACTACTCCTTTATGTACGTCCCACTCTATTAAAATCTATAGTATACTTCTTAATTTATTGCTTCGTAAATTTTGTTAATATTCCTTGACTACCAAATTTATCTTGCTTTTTCTTGTTTGACCACTTTTATCATTGTATTTTTCCCTTATAGGTGGTTCAATTATTAATTTCACCAACAGGTTTATCAAAAGCATGTTTAGCATCACTATGAATGAGTCACTTTTTTACAATCAACGCGGCATGGGGAGTCATTGGTCCCCTAATCATAATTATTTTTGGCATATATAATATATTCGgcgatcatttttttttttaaaacaatcgTAATATTCGAGTCAATTTGCGTACATCTTGATTAATTTCACGGTATACAAACTTAGGCGACCATTGAAACTAGTAATGAACACTTACATTGACAATTCGACTCGTGATTAGAAGCTTGTTAAGCTTAACTGGGGTCACGATAAAATATGACGAGTATGACAAGTTTAAGATTGAAAGTAATAACAAACATCATTTTTTGAAATCAAGCCAACATCCTATTCCTATATGTCGAGTCAACTAGACCAATCTTCTATCTATATGCCTTGTGGACAAGATCAAgtatatggagtaatatatagTCTCCAGAGAACAAATAAAAAAGGTAATTAAAACGTTATAAAAACATTCGTCTAGATATGTCATCTGATGATCAAATTTATAAACAAGGATTGAAGTCATCTAGATGTAAAGAGTTTCTTAAGAAAGCTATATATTGTCTGTGTCATGTCCTATTTTCCAGAACAGTTCGAAAACCAAAAAGAAAGGACTAAAGAAATAGGGTCAAAACTATAGAACACAACAACCAAAAGGACAAAAAAAGGTCTTAAcgagtaaaaagaaaaaaaaataataacaaagaaagttcttttttttttggttttctaaaGCTATCCCCTGAAGCAAGTTTTCTAATTGTCTGCTAAAACCTTGGAAAAAAAACTTCAAATTACAGCTATCTGCTTCATGCTTAATATTCTCCTCCTTCCAAACATACATGCATACCCTGCAAAAATAATCGTAAATTAATCAATAAGGATGCCAGGATGCACATACGAACACGCAGACATATACATATTACTTCTTTCATCCTAATTTATATGatgcactttcctttttagtttgttaaAAAAATCATActcttttatatttaaaaataatttaactttaaatttcatATTTTACCACAAAGTCGTACAACATCTATCACTTCTCAATTTTGATCCATGGTGGGTAGATTCGATATATGAATCATCATTATCCATTCGATCATAAAAGAAAAATTACGCGAGATTGTTCACCTAGAGAGTTCTAAAATGATTCTATATATTTGCTATAAATATTTTCACTATTAATGCACTTGTAAAATGTAATCAAAGTTCCTCAAACATTATAATTTACCTCTAGAAACATAATATGAAGATCATCCCTTGAACCAACAGGCAACACCGATAAAACTAATTATTGCTCCAGAACTAGTAAACCAACTATTTTCACTCTTCTATAATGGACAATTTGATACAATTTCACAACAAAATCATATATTGGTTGTTAGGAAACTTAACAGATCAGACACAAAAGGAAAGACACAGAGACAAGCACACATATCCAGATGCGAATAAAATTTCCATTTTTCTCATTATATTTCATGactaagaaatatttttaaattttttaaacttGTACCTGTACTTTCCTGTGCTTTCCTTCTTTCTTCATTTAACTTTTACCTTTTCTCCTGAACAAGTCATTGAAAATTGCCAGCATTTCCAAAACTCAGCTGGCTTTGATTTCTCTCTGGATCAAATAATGAGCTCATCATGTTCAATCCATTatgctgctgttgttgttgttgttgttctcttTGGCTACTAAATCCTCCACTCATACTTCTTACTATCTCTCCAACTCCAAGGAAATCTCTGGTTAATTGTTTCTTCTGAGGTGGTTGATGCTGCTCAAAACTTAACTTGGTTGCTGTATTGTACCCTTGTGATCCACCTCCATAAGCATTCATTACACCATCTACCAGGTCATGCAAGTGGTTATATCATTAAGTTAGTGGTGGAGCAAGAAATATAACAAGTAGACACAAACGTAATATTTCACGTGTCTCAATTTAAGTGATGACGTTTAATCAAGTACAAGTTCAAGAAAGACAAACTTTTGAAAATAGGTAATTACTTAATTACTCGTACTTATTGATTATGCTGTGTTAACTTACTATAGTTAAGTGATACAGTGAGGTGatattaattaaccatgattaagtGGTAGCTATAAGTCCATGCGCAAATACATATCATATATCTATTAGTTTAGGGTAAACACCTAGTTCAGGTTATAAGTTTTTATCGTCTAAAATATGCTATAGACATTTCTGTCGCTGTaagtaaaatgagaattttaaaGTTACATTATTGCTAAATAAGTaaatgtattattctttttgagacagactaaaaagaaattTGACATATAAAATGAGATAAAGGGAGTATATAATTAAAggggttcaaaaaaaaaataaggggtTCAACTAAGTCTAGTATATTTTAAACACCGAGCATAAATATATATGTGAAAAAGCGCTAAATCTTAACTAATAGTATGCGGTAAGAACTTAACGATTGAATCCGTTGAATATCAGTCATGAATCCACCTCTGCCAATAAGAAATTcgaaaaaaaatgcaaaaatgtCACACCTGAAATGTCATTGCCACAGTTGAGAGCTTGGTGATCAGATTTTGTGCCACTAGAAGATGAACCATCTATACCAGTATTAGTACTTCCAAAGGCTTTGAGCAATGTAGCATTGGTGCTAATATTACTTGTAGTAGATCCAATTTGAGCTGCCTTTTGAAGAAGTGCTGTGGCTGACATTACTGGTGCAGCTGAACAAGTACTACTATTCTCAACTTGTGAGCCATAAAGTGAAGGCATTGAACAACTAATATTATTGTGATCACCCAAAATACCACTTGTGGACAAATTATTGCTATTGCCAACACCAATATTGCTGCTATTGTTCTGGAAAAAATTGAGGCCAAACATACTAGGAGTATTATTATTGTTCTGATCAAGATTAGGGAGTTGCATTAGGCCATGGACCATTGGCTTCATGTTGGCATAATCTTGATTTGATTCTTGAaggaaaaaggaagaagaagagccaaTGGGTGTTCCAATAATGAGGTTGTTATCAAATTGACAACCATTAGTCTTTGTGTTGTTAATACTGGAACCCAATTTGGACAAGCCCAAATTTATGTTGTTGCTATTTCCATATAAGAATTGGTTGCCAATGGCACTCAGGGTGGGTGGATTTCTTGTACTTTCTTGAGCAAGGGCATCACAAAAGGCTCTATGTGTGATGAAACTGTCACGCCTGtgtaaaaataaatgaaaaaattatTAAGACTTTAAGTTCTATGCACTGATAATACAAGAACTATTTATACTGATGATATGATATAAAAAAGAAAAGTTTAAGCTGTCAATGTGTATAGTATGACCTAAATTCCAAAAATAACACATAAACCCAAggtgaaaaaaataaagagaaagaaaattttagtagctcagttggttggttactttaattttttttttattggtgaGGGATGGATTCTCCACCTTGTAATCCTCCCCTACCCCTACCTGTGCCACTTATGTATAATTAGAAAATAAAAGTAaacaataagaagaagaagaagaagagggacaATTTAGATGAAGTAGGTTAGCTGAAATTGAAATGACCAAAAATTAAAGAAAGAAGATTCCAGTTAAGGCTCTCATGTCCAATTGGGACATTATATAACTTCTATATGCATTGATATCAAATCATTCTAAAAATAATACACGTAACATTTCATAATAAGTGAGAGTAGTTACTTGGAAATTAAAATATGTTAAATTCAATATTACTAAGTTAAATCCAATTCAAATTGTCCTGCAACTAATGACAATGACAATCGCATGTTTTTGGGACTAAAACAAATTATGGACGGTTGTAGCAACAACTACAAGAATATTTTCTTTAGCTAGTCTAAGTAAAAACTTTACGTAGCATATGATTACCATACAATTGAATTTACCGAAACTAGTCAAGGAAATTGACTTGAAAATGACTCAAAGTTTGAGAAGTGGTCCCATTATAGAAAAGAAAACCTGTCAAGTTGACCAAGGAGAAAGTTTTGTGGAAAAGCTAATTAAGGACAAAATTTGGAGATAAAAATGAAATTATAAATGCATTTACAGGTACAACATTCAATAAATTCAAGCTAGTTTTTTGCGGCCATGTCATTGTTAAATTAATGTTGGTGGGAGAATAACATAATATACAAAAACAAAGTTATGAGGGAAGAgatgaaaaaaaaataagttacaaaaaagagagaagaaaatgAGGAATATAATTGCCAAAATTGACAGAAACATAATCAAGGATGGTCAAATAATATATTGCCAAGTTTGGGTAATGAATGGTGAGAATGAACTTTCCGCAATAAATAAACAAACTAATGAAACAGAAGAAATTGAGAaattaaatatcaaatcaaagaAGTGAATTGCATAATCTTCAATAAATGAAACTGCCAGtcataaaaatcatttaattaaAGTGAAGAAATCCCTTTCTGCTATTCTTTCCATTCCTTTTTACTTGTTCATACAATTCCAAAATATCGTACAAACAATTTGTGTAAATAAAGGAGAAATTCCAAATATTATTTTAGAGTCTAGGGGCCTAAGAGAAGGAAGATAGATCACCAAGGCTGATTTTTAAAAGGGAAGCTATATTTGTTAAGTAGAGGAGAATTTAGGACGGGTCTTATAGGTTAAActgaacatatacatatatgcaaaCTAATATTATAAAAAGATACAGTATATATAATAAAGTAATTTGCTACCTCTATATTTTAAATTCGTCTGATCAGCTGGTATCAAATGACAAAGGGGTCTAAAATATTAGTACTATCATGAAAAGGGCTGGCTGCAAAAATTCAGAACAATACACATCTAGCCAACCAATTAAGAAAGAGAACAAAACCTGGCAAAGGTGACCATTTCTGCATGGACATAGCAACACGTGAATAAGTTGTAAAGGTAAATGTAACGGAAAAGCACGATGGTTCCTAGGAGAGACAGACTCTCTGGTCGTTGGGTTGGTGAATAAAAGATTATAATTCCGCAATATCATGATTAGCACACATTAATAGAAATAGAGGATTTTCTCATCGATATTCAGTGAaaaaatttgtgttataaaacaTCATATTCCCAGCTCATTCCTACCGAACCAGCTCATTGGAAATTAAAATGCTGGGAAACTTTGTAATTTTTCCGTGTGAAAACACTATTATTTATGTTTTTCTGACCACATTCAATGGAAATAGCCACTGAGCATTTTTTTAGTGGGAAAATAATACTCCCTTCGGATAAAAAAAAAGAGCCTACTTAGCAatttgcacgccccttaagaaactactcactccaagaaaaaaatacgtaaattgactaaactacccctaattaaataggcattgggatttgatcacataacacttaataggggcaaatctggaaagataaaggttaattgtttcttggTTTAATAAGTGAAAACtttttttgacccaagaaaaaaatGCTAAGTGTGGACACTTTTTTCTATCTGGAGGGAGtaattttttagtagtgacatTTTATCTCTATCCAggatactccctccggatcaaaaagagtgtccacttacccTTTTTTTtcgttcaaaaagagtgtccactaattaccaaatcaagaaacaataaacattattcttccaaaattgcccttattaagtgttaagtgatcaaatcccaatataTTTAATTatggatagtttagtcaaattatctattttggTCTAAggattagtattttcttaaggggcgtgcaaatTGTTAAGTAAACACTGTTTTTGATCCGGAAGGAGTGAATAATCATGTCATTACTAATTCCGAGATAAAAAATGACACATTGTCCTCCTCCAAAACTTTCCCCCCTaagtttcttttaaaaaaaaaaaaaaaacacaaagttAAAATTAGAAATGAAATTTTATCCCCATTTATCCGGTTTAAACcaagtatatattttatattatacCTCTATCCTAGTCATTATTATAATTTTGGAATAACTTGTTTCTAACAAAATGAGAGTCCatagagaaaaagagaaagaataTGTACCATGgtaagaaaacaaaaaaatataCGACCATGGTTTCTCAAGGATAGTTTCACGTGTACACATTGTCTATGCCAGTAAAGatcaaagaaaaaaacaaaaacctACAAGTGTACAAAACCAAAAAACAAAGAccaaacaaaaagaaagaagataagAGAAAAAGGTGAAAAAAATGAGTTCAAAAGGAGAATCTTGTAACCGTAGAAAActttttcctttcatttctcctctATTTCATCACCTGGGGAATCTAAAATTAGCCCTAAAACCCAAAGAATATGCCAAAGCTTAATTCACTTCATGTGTGTAACAACTACACAGTCACgacttcaaataaaaaaaaacaagaaaaaccaaaTTTCAAATAATCAATAGCTGGTCCGAAAGGACGATCAGTCACATTTCAAGACTAAGACATGACTCAAAATCACTAGAAACAATAGCGTGCacttcaaaaaaaatatatatatattccgtcTGTTTTAAGTAATTTATTGTATAACGTAGTTTGACTGaatacaaaatttaagaaagtaatgattttttttttaaaaacttgtAGCCTTAAATATGTTAGTACTATTAGCAGAAAAATGGTTCATAAAAGTCGATAATAATCAAATATTCGATTGTCATAGGTTCTGTTGTTAAGTCAATAACGACGAGATTTAGTAATTAACCCTAATAAAAAAATTTAGGCcactaaataaaaaaaataaaaataaaaaataaaaaaagctaGATAGACGATCGAGttcactaaaaaaaataaaaaaattagcgGCGGACGGATAACTTCTATCGCTAAACAATGAAAAATTATCATTAATCCTATTCTACGATGAATTAGTGACGGATTATTATCAAAAAAATCCAGTTAGGTGCGAACAGTCTTGCACTAAATTAGCGAGGAATTCCGTACCTTGAGAAAAGAGTGCCACAATCACATCTATACTCACGAGTGCCACAGGTTTTGCTATGTGCTTTCCAATCAGACTGAACAGCATACTTCTTTGAACACTTCTCACACTTGTATTTCTTCTCACCATGTTTTCTGAAGTAATGTTTTTTAACCCCAGTGAGGTCACCAAGTGCTCTGCTAGGTTCATGGTGAACACATGTTGGTTCTGGACAAAGATACACCTTGCGTTTTGCTACTTCATTTGGATTCTTTTGCTTTAGCTTCCAAGGCAAATTGTGTCCTCTTCTGTGGAGTTGTAAATTTTGTTCTCTTTGGAATCCTTTGTTGCATACCTCACATAAGTATCTGTTTGTTGCCATTAGGGTATATGGTGATAATGCTATCACTTCTGCGTCTGGATCTGTTCATCCCACCACAAAAAAAAGGGTAAAAAACAAAATTCTAATGACAAAATATTTAATGAATATGTACATCAACTATGGTGGAAACTTACAAAATATTACTCCATATTTATGAAGCCAACACATAAAAATGAAGAGAGACGTTTTTCTTTTCATTTCTGTTTTGTTCCAGTCATCCCAACCTTAATAAATGGACTATGAAGAGATAAGTCGAATGGCTGGATTTTTAGTCGGTTTTCATTCGCCTTCTTCCCTTATAGTCCATCATCTATAAATGGTGGAAACTTACAAAAATAGATTTTATCGGATAAACTTGAAGAGAAAGATACTTTCGCTTGTGCAATTTGTACTTCTACCATTTCAGCATTAATGAATGAACTATATATGAAGGGGTCAATTAAGTGGTTCGAGTTTTCAGTCATTCGGTTTAGCTTTTCCTCATAGTCCGTTAGTGGAAAGGGTGATTTTCTTTGCAAAAAAGAAATTGAGGAACCTATCAAAATTAGGGTTTTTCTCAAAATTGTAAGGTAAACTTGAATTTCAGTCTTAAATTAGTGTCCTTTTCAGCTTTTACTTGTACATAAGAAGATTaataagaaaggaaaaaagaatttAATGTTCTCTCTTGTTCTTTTGTTTCAAAAAATTGAATTGCATTCCCTTTTCACAAAATTAGTCTAATTAATTAGATACTTGCTTGGTGTTCCAGGTTGATTTCTTCTCTTCTTTGTTGTTGCTTGAGCTTGAGATTGAGCCATGGTTGAGGATTGAGCCTGTTGATGATGAAGTAAAATTCCTTGTTGATTCATCTCATGTTGATTTTGTAATTCTTCCCTCATTGCAAGAAACATAGCTGATGATGACCCTCCATCCATCTTTAAATTAATTTCTTGTTCCTCTTCTGCTTTAAATAGAAAAATTAAGAAGCTCAACCAAAGAGATGGAgggaaaaaataaagaagaaaaaaaagaattgaattcAATAAGCTTCACACACAAACCTTATCAAGAAACTCAACCTTGTTGCTGCAAATGAATTTTAGCTAACATAAAATTAAGTGAGTGactgagtattttttttttttttgagtaaggAAGAGATTCATCCCATGATGAGCTATTTGATGTTCTTTTTGTTATCCTTCAACCCTTTTGGTATAAATGAATTTGTCAAGAAAAGATGCTATGAGGTTCCTCTATATGTGTTTTAGGTGTCATGCATATACACAAACACATATCCatacccttttttttctttttaatttctctCTCTCATTTTCCTCTCTTATTCATTTAATTTATCTCTGTTTTATACTTTCATATCACTACTTAAATCTACTACTCAGATTCGATGTCTACACCAAATAAATAAGTATACAAAATATGTCATTTGTATAAATTACTTCTCGcacttaatcatgattaattaatatatatcTGATGAGCGCACGTCAAAGAGGTTTAATTCGATTATATTGCCATAATTATTAAAACATTTGTGAGTAATTTTAGTGATAGTATTATTGGAAAATTCACTTCTATGTTTTGTTATTTGAAGGTAAGTTGTGAGTTTAACGTAGAAGAAATTGATTTAAAACAACAACAAATCCCAAAATATCCAAGTTAATAACAAGAATTGGGCAAGTATATAACAAAAACAAAAATTGATTCCTTTTGCAAAATTTTCTCAAAATTTGAAAGGATTGGGAGGAGGTGAGGGGTTTTGTCTAGATAAACAACTTAGTTCAATGTTTACACAAAATAAATGATTACACAATATATGTCATTTATATAAATTATTTCTCTCATTGAACCATAATTGAATAAGATATATTCTCACCTCAATTCATCAGCTAATCATGATAAATTAACGTAATTTAACGTACAATAAAGTAAATATTAAACGTGAATAAATATTTTCCGAATATTTAGCCTAGGATGATGTGATGTTAATGTGTAACATTTGGGTCCATCGACCAGCAAACGTTGCCTCCCTTTCTCTCATTTCGTATCTTCTACTCACTCTCAGACAAAATGTTCTTTCGTCACCTTCTTCTTGGCTGTCAATGTGAAAGAGGCACTTTAATATACAAAAAGATAATATaataattttctttttaaaaaaatgtttgTATAGCTAGATAATAGTCAAAATAAATATTCCAAATGTATATAGAATTGTGAAGTCCTTGTCGAGTTTCATTTTGCCATTTTGTGTCATTGCGTTTATTAGGTATGTTCTTGTGGAGCCTGTTTGCTAAAGAACAACCATTCTGTCAGTCTTCAGATTTGTATCTGATAATAAATTAGATAAATTGAACTGAAGAACAATTTGAAAATAATTCAATTTGCTTCTTGagaataaacaatttttttatttggTAGCGTATGTTTTTAATTAACTATAAATTTGAAAGTGTATATTTTGTTTACCTGAGATAGGGTCTCCCACAAGAATATTCTTTTTATTGAGACGACTAATCCGTTAGATTTACCATTTAATTAATTCGGCAGATTAAAGTTAGTCTTGTCTTTACCGTCTGTCACACACCGGTCAGAGATGGAGCCACATGCAGTAGTTGTTACAGGTTTGTCAAAACCCAAAAACTTTAGTTCAAAGTTCAAATTCTTTATTTGTGTTAAAGGCTTTATTTAAATACATACAAATAATCTATCTAAAATTCAATTAGcaaaaataattataattcagaacctataaattaaaaattctggctccgctCTGACACTGATTTTATCCACTCGCTTCTCTTGCTTCTCTTAGAGGTTGTCATCATTAATATGAAGATGTAACTTATATTCACGCACCGTTAACTGGTTAATTAATAATTCATAACTGATAATTAatatcttaattgtttgattatcggTTTAGTATATTTACAAATTGATAAACGATAAACTAGACCATTAACATTCAAAATCGAACCAAATCAAATGTAAATAGCTCTAGCTTGAATTCATAAGTTCTAATTAAGATAAAGTCTTACGTCCTACCGCATTCTTTGATGATGTACATACAACTTGAGACTAGTGACTTATCAAGACTCAGAAAGAATAACCACTTTCTTGGCGGTGGCTCTTGTTGGGAAGTGATGATGACGACTGCCAGGAAGCATATGTAAGTGCTAGAGGAAGATGAGTTAAGCCAAGGGAGACTAttacatcacaataccaacactctTATCTTTGCTTCAATTTGAACATTAATAGCTGCAGTGTTCGAACAAAAAAGAGACTTAACTTCGTTTTGTTCTTTCTTGACCCTCATGAATCGGGGAGAATGTTAGAATTCATGAATTCAATATATTTTGCTCGAACGTCATATATTTATAAAAAGAATTCATAAAAGAAGTATAAATAGTTAGTTTAGAATTAAGTAAATCAAATAAGTAGTTATGGTAGAATCCAGAATCCGTAAAGTTAAATCTTGGTTCTGTCAACGGCATGTTTTAAATGTTTCAAAGCTTGCGTTCTTGCACTTCTTCTTGACATGACGTCGTCCTTGAGTTTCACTTGCATAATTTTGAATTTTAGGATACGGCTTTTTTTGAGTTTCATTTTCATAGTTTCGAATTCCAGCAAATGGTGGTTGAGTTTTACTTGTATAGTTTAAAATTCCACGATACTATCCTTAAATTTTGTGTGGCTACTTATGTAGTGATATTTTAaagatttttcaaaattttggtaTTACTTGGAGAAATGGCAATTTACTTATTGGCCAAGACAAATACTTGGTTGGCAAGTTACTTGTTTACCAAGTACATGTACTTGGATGGCAAGTATACTTGCACTC from Lycium barbarum isolate Lr01 chromosome 10, ASM1917538v2, whole genome shotgun sequence includes:
- the LOC132614495 gene encoding protein indeterminate-domain 5, chloroplastic-like — protein: MDGGSSSAMFLAMREELQNQHEMNQQGILLHHQQAQSSTMAQSQAQATTKKRRNQPGTPNPDAEVIALSPYTLMATNRYLCEVCNKGFQREQNLQLHRRGHNLPWKLKQKNPNEVAKRKVYLCPEPTCVHHEPSRALGDLTGVKKHYFRKHGEKKYKCEKCSKKYAVQSDWKAHSKTCGTREYRCDCGTLFSRRDSFITHRAFCDALAQESTRNPPTLSAIGNQFLYGNSNNINLGLSKLGSSINNTKTNGCQFDNNLIIGTPIGSSSSFFLQESNQDYANMKPMVHGLMQLPNLDQNNNNTPSMFGLNFFQNNSSNIGVGNSNNLSTSGILGDHNNISCSMPSLYGSQVENSSTCSAAPVMSATALLQKAAQIGSTTSNISTNATLLKAFGSTNTGIDGSSSSGTKSDHQALNCGNDISDGVMNAYGGGSQGYNTATKLSFEQHQPPQKKQLTRDFLGVGEIVRSMSGGFSSQREQQQQQQQHNGLNMMSSLFDPERNQSQLSFGNAGNFQ